The DNA region TCGAATCATTATGCAAAGCATACCTGAACTGATCAGAATACAGTGCCAGTGAATAGTTGTAACAGACACTCTTCCACCAGATATTGTGGTGCCCTTTATTGCATTTTGTGTAATGCGACGGTCTTGCCTGACGGTTGTGTACTTTTGTCCATCCTGCTCAGGCCTTGGGCCGCCCCAAATGAACGACTCGaggaaataagaaaaataactaaaatgtttaaatcgtTTGCCAGtaataagaaattgttttgaattttattatgagtGGTAAAACACATATTTGAAAAAGTAATAGCCTGAAACGCTCGCCATACTAAaccagaaaatttttaaaagtattcggTTGAGGTGGCGAAAATTCAATATCCCCTATTTTTTGCCTGCAGTTCATATTTAAAacgaatttgatttttatgtataatctATCCAttctaaagtaaatatttaaaagttatatatttatataactattaaaatcttaaataaatttgtaatttttagttcatttttgttgtgttaattaatttttctttattaattttaataattctttgttgttattaaaagttcaatttaaagtacaattttaggaactaaaatgatttttagtaAGTCtaagtttttaagtttttattgtattttaaaaaaaaagtcatAATAATACTtcataaataatctatattgattatttatcatGTTTGTGAATTCTTGttttgctattttttattaaatacatattgtgATAAAACGTTTATCATATGTTATCTGATAAATTTTAGtcatctattatattttttgataaataattttataaatcataagtaaagcgttaaaaaatataaggtataaataattgtgattattttttttagttttgaaaGCCTCtcattatattcaataatctgTCAAATAGcacgttattttaatttgttatattaaatatcaaatgatATTGTTCTATGAAATAGTattgtatcaatatttttacaaacaaatcCATAttgatactaataaaatataaaaatgttagtaACCTTTAGATAGAAgtgtgatttaaaaaagtgaattcAATAGTACATTAACAACAATACATATAtccttttaaatatctattatctattttaatataattttgtccattagaaataaagcaataaaaatattgtgaatgaataatttttctgaTTATAAAACTTCTTTCTTGaagttgaataataaaatatatctacaataacagaaaaatatttttactaacaaATCCATTAttgatactaataaaatatgcatgTGTTAGTGACCTTTACTGTGTCATGGAAACTCACTTTAAGAAACTAAGTTTAACACggatttaatacaaaatctctctgtcaataataaataaatacttttaatatctattatatttttttaataaattttattctttataaataaaacaacaatcgaTTACTGAATATTACCAGTAAtaatgtagaaaataattttattttttctcctTTTCAGGAATACTAGAAGATATTATGGAATACTACCACATAGACCACAGCCGTGGTGGTTTGTTGCAAACGGCTTTCATTGTAAGCTACATGATTTTTGCGCCACTTTTCGGCTATCTCGGCGACAGATACAGCAGGAGATGGATCATGGGAGCAGGCGTCTTCCTGTGGAGCGTCACCACACTCTGTGGATCTTTCATGTCTGTAAGTAATTTGATTGAttcatttaccaaaaaaaaaaaaaataaaaataaatgccttgatgttatttgttgtttcaGAATTTCTATTGGTTCCTGCTCTTCAGAGCTTTGGTCGGAATTGGCGAAGCGAGTTATTCCACTATCGCACCGACAATAATAAGTGACCTTTTCGTTAGTGATGTCCGCTCAAAAATGCTGGCCTTTTTCTATTTCGCCATCCCTGTAGGAAGGTATGTGTTTAATATTGCATTATTAAGAaggtttttcatttatttcataatcagAAATtgatatacattaatttattatgtataaacatttttggaatgaaattttcaaatgattgcaaaattgattaataaatatactatattaagacgattaaaataattttgtataataatagcatttcacttttttaattttcatatttcatcaGAAATTTTAGGCCTCGCAGTGTAAAAACGaatgaattttatagaaaaaaaatttaaattgtagtaATTCCTGTTTAATCAACTAAAAATCCACGATAAAGTTGTATTTGTCTCCAgagcaatttaataattataactaattgtaaaagtaattaaccagacaacaaaagtatagCAGCAGAACTAGTCTGTAAAACTTTTGAAAGTAGTGTTCTTGACATTTTCTATCTCAAATCTTAGAATCATATCAAATGCACAttcaaaatatgtcaaaatattCGCTTAAAATTCAGTCCATATACAACTTAATATACTGAACTTAACGAGAAATTGGAATGGTTTTGTGTAAAAACAATCTTAgtccttttataatttaagtcaaTTCCAATTTGTACATACAGattcaattcaaatactaaataaaaaatttgaataatactgaaattatgcagttaaaaaatttattaacgaaAACCAGCTGAAACACAAAGATTGATATGTTCATATGTTATAGTAATTAAgctttaagattaatttaccttGATTCCATTGaatatttgtcattttattataagaaagCAGGCATaaattcagaattttaaaaataaaaaatatatatcatttttgtaagatttttatttaaatgaccaTTATAATTGCGTAAAATTAAAAccggatatttttttaataaactaaatatgcTCTGCGAAATATGTCACGCATGATAtgattataacaatataattataatttagtttattaattaatgaaagcaAACTTGGAATACCCATCTACTTTTACGGAAATAACCTCTCCTAATTATTACactaattagttaaatattttagtgattTTCCTTTCCCAATTAcagttacacatttctaaactGATAATTGCTCTACTCACATTAAAACCGATTGTAATTACTATTTGCCGTTATACCTCCATTCAATTAGTAAATGCaataagttttctttatttgtaaaCATCAAATTGTTTCATCTCCATCTCGTTCATCCAAGTTATATTACGCACCAAGCGATTTAGTTTAACCGTCTTGTTTgtctattgttgtttttccCGTCAGATCTATTCTAGATGTTATCGTTCAGGGAGCATTAAACTACCCAACAGAGCACAATAAAGAATGTTTTATCCGCCCCGTCTAATATGGAGCTAGCAAGCtacttttattagttaaatctGGGAACACTTCATCGAGTTTGGAAACCATTCGATGTCGCCTTGATTATCTGAACAGATAATCTTTTCCCATTGAAATTACGAGGGCGTCCACGCGATAAATATCGACTCTTCGTGTGTGTTTTGTATTCGACGAATAAAAtggtcatttatttaaatacaattacatttttttaaaatactttgtgTATTATTTAGAGTATTATTAGGTTGTGACTAAGAAGCttacataaaaagtaaaagtacATGTTAATCACCAGTtccttgaataaatataaaaacgttATAATCATTGTGATTATTAAAGAAGTAGCAATCACACGCGGTCCGCCGATCATGCATGGGAGCACCATCACAACTCGCAACCAAACAGTACCCACCTGTGTCGCAGTGTGAAAGTTCATCATTATTACGCAATCGTGTTTTCATCGTGCCGGCTCACATCCGGTCCGCGACTTCCGTACACACAAATATCGGAACAGTCAAAAGAAAAATGacttaataagaataaatatttattcgggAGACCGTTTCGTGTGGCTTCTTTATGTTAAACACGAGTTTTTAATGGTCGTCGTTTCGGTTTCGATAAAAGTCTAATTTTGGATTAATGTTtatgtcaatttattttttcagcgGTTTGGGTTACATAGTAGGTTCGAAGACGGCACAGGCGATCGGCTCCTGGCAATGGGCCCTCAGGGTGACGCCCGTCCTCGGATTAATTGCCGTCCTGCTCATCCTGTTCGTCCTCGAAGATCCGGAACGTGGACAGATCGAGGGAAGCGGCCACATGGAAACGACGCCGTGGATCGAGGACGTCGTCGACATCGTCCAGAAGtaagttttgaatttatttaattcatggGAATTACATGCGGACGCTGGCGCCATCTAGCGAACAAATTGATGAATGTATTTCTGATGAAACAGTTTTCTTTAATCGTGTTTATTTTCTACCTAAAccctttatttataattgtttattatttctttattttaatttcacattgtttttttaataattatgttatgcaCATTGACTTttccaaagaaaaatatttatatttattttaattaacacattccaaaattgaatcaatttcttttataaaaatttcagtagaaaggttctattttacaataacatACGCTttggttaaaaatatgagaaacttatctttacttttatttattttttaataatattaataggtcCATCTTTCGGTTTTATTACTGTGATTTTTCCTCCTAAAGTTAAATACTGATCGATAGTTATTGCATTTCATTGTTTTTCCAGAGCAACTTTTAGGTTTGTAcacgattttaaattatgtatctatcTTTCTTCACAAGTGACACCACTGATGCTCAGTCAGATTGAGTCAGATCTATCCACAGGACAGGCACTTACCAATGGTTATAGCGTCCCATTCCATCAGCATCATTTGATTCCCCTTAAACCACTAATTAATGGGATCGTTGATATGTTACCCAAAGGATTGTGCATATTGATTTCCAGTACcgataatacttttttttgcTTATTCTTTAGTTCTTCACAAATGTATAATACTCCAACAGCCCCCATTTAACACTACACCATAAAATTCTAAGGTACTCCCTTTCAATATAACATATGCCACCCTaggttttaaaaagaatattttaatgtttaatgataaatttttaaatattattggttagaatattacataaatgtaaaatagaaCTTTCTTGTAAATTGGAATCGTCAGACTACACAATATATTACCAAAATTCTTCTGCGAAATCCTTGGGACATTCTAAACAAGACTTAACATTCCTTTTGGATTCTTTGCGATGTTACATTCTTTTAAATCAGCTTTTCCAAGTTTTCTCCTAACAATTATGTCATTTACTGGTCCACCAATTTTAATAGGCAACTagattgaaaaaatgttttttctacggtttcttaattattatttgcataATATTGTGTGTCTCTGCACAAGAgagttttataagaaattgcAACGCCCAGTGGCTGGTTCGTAGTTATGGCAGTTTCATTTGTGAATTGAGAGGAATGCAGGAATTAAATAATCGAAATTTAGAATTTGCACTTCTTTCACAGAAGACTAATATGTGCTCCATATTTTTGGCTATGACTGTTGTTATTTCACacatattattaagttatattattttttaatgtaatttcatTTCGTTTCAGTAAAAGTTTTATGTTGTCCACTGCCGGATTTACATGCGTGTCATTTGTGGCTGGAGCTTTGGCATGGTGGGGACCTTTGTTCATAGATAAAGGCATCGCACTGCAAGGATCGTCTTCCGGCAGCAATGATAAGTAAGAagccaaattatattttaattgttttttccttttttgtgGTGAGACAAGCCGTAATCAGTAGCagcattcaaatatttattaaagatatcaaatacatttttaattatacactaCACGTTTCGTccatttatatttccattaaacaaaatgttttgtgTTTTCATGTCAAAGTGAGTTAaggcaataaaattaagtgttCTAGTTACAGGTGAACAATATACACTTGCGTAAATGCAATGTTATAATGCACACAATGTTATCAGTAATGTCTACTGTTACATGCCATGTTaacattaagaaaatatactttaaactAGTTTAATTACACAATAATTAAGATGAACAAATATTGTGTTCTGTGGTAAAAACATTGGTAAgagatatttaaatgaatttggctgagtataattttgtaatttccgTATCTAAACTGCTACAAGAGGTTTAATGGAgtccataattataaaatttacaattttcaaattgacTATGATTTGTTAATTACAGTCATTACATTCCTCGACGAAACCGGCCAAGTTAAATTAACACAAACGCTTCTTTAGGAGTGACTTTGAGTGAAGAATTTTCTTTACAACAGTTACTTTGATAACATTAGATATGCCGTCGCACCGTTATGGTGTTTGATAATCCTGTTCGTGCATTTATTGCAGATTCCTCCTTATCTAaagtaattatgtaaataaattcgtttttatctttataataaacaacgtCGAATGAAGATTGCGACTTGTCTCCGTCTCCGAGCATCATTAACATTGTATCCGCAGATCATCGTACCAATTCGGGATTGTGTGCATGATATCGGGCATAATAGGCGTGCCGTTGGGCAGCGCGATCGCGCAGCGCTATCGTCCGACAATCGAGAAGATCGACGCGTACCTATGCGCGATGGGCGTCCTGGTGTCCGGGCCACTGGTCTACTTTGCTCTGATCACGGCCCGTTACAGTACCGCCCTCTGCTACTTCTTCATATTCGTCGGTCAGCTGTCGCTCAACCTTATATGGGCGATCGTCGCCGACATACTACTGGTAAGGGCGGCTGCGGTGTCATTTGAAACGTGGCCGCAACAAACGAAACGACAGCTTAGATGATCGGTGGATAAAAACGATTCCACTTCTCTGGGGTatacgattttataattactggGATGCTTCCCagtaaaaaagaaagaatctgTCTGTCTGTGTCGGATGTTCGATGTTGGTGCGACCATGTTCTCAAATGCCATTTTGTTACGCTGTTTCAGTTCGTTAATATTCGGCGCCGTGACCATGTTGGCGGGAATCGTGGGCTTGACGCTGGGCGCGATGCTCAGCCAGTGGCTGAAGCCGACGTACCCGAAAATCGACCCGGTGATTTGCGGTGTGGGCCTAATGCTGTCGGCGCCGCTCCTGCTCGCCGCAACGTACGCCAGCACTAGTCACACAGTGCTCTGCTACGTTTTGCTCTTCCTCGGTCAGGTCACTCTCAATCTGAACTGGGCAATAGTCTGTGACATACTGCTGGTAAGGAACCCCgtatacaaaaacaatttcgcaTCTCTTTATTCCGTTTACATTTGTCTATCCGTACGCGACCCGGAGGCGTGGtcaatgtttttttgttttgtgtttttggTTGTTTAGACGGCACTTCAAGCGTATATGAAATCAGTGGTTAGGATCACAGAAAGATGTAATACTTCATAGAAGCaagagaataaaaattgtacttgtattttagtattttgccCATTTGAGATGGAAACAcccctttaaattttttgtatttctcaCCCGATTTTAGTTgtttataagataaaatacaataaaaaagttagtTCTATGGTACACGGCAAAGACTtagtgtaatatttttgtagtcaataaataagattagtaattattataaaaataaaagaagtacTTCACTTTCATATATCTcgagtaattaatattcaactaaaaaaatataatgaaaattcaaTCATCCGCGGGGGAAGCATACTAGAGCTAAAATTAGTACCTCCACTAACTTgactttaaaatcttaaatacgAATCCCCATCTCTTTTTTTGCAGATTCGGATTTTGAGTCTATATAGGATTCATGTAATACATTATCTGTAAAAATGATGTAGTAAATCTCTATCTAGATggttataatatatatgacaagtagttttttaattgtaaaaaatcacATGACCtggaaattaacattaatatagtaaaattttaggtagaattcaaaaatgttactctttttttttaagttagcCCCCGTCTTTGAAATATTGCCAAAAAGTCATATTTTGAAGGACTGGAGTGGTAGCTCATATTGGCCTATAAAAACAGATatttttttggtgttttagtcttttttatgttgttgAATAAAGATagatgaacattttaaaccacATTACTATTTCAAAGAACAAGATCAGTTTggctagaaaaaaattattatatttattattcatccaGCTCTCAtccaaacaaataattatatgtctTCTCTATATAAATAACCTGCCATTTCAATATCgtattatatgatttttttgaaaaaaatctttttaaaacattaaagaaGGTTTGCTTAAAGATCCTCAGTTTCATAAGATAATGCAGGAAAATATTGTCTGAAATTTAGCAAAATTACAGTTTtggaaaatagaattttatccgaaaattttatgatttttgtcctgtcaaaattacattttttaagtaatcacAAAACTGGAGGGTCATACTAGAGAGaaacacaaacaaaataagCAGCAAAAATGTGGACTATGTGTATTTACTTTGTTATGAGTagataaaatcatatttagaGGTAATCTGCTATTCCAGGTTCATACAATTCACAttcattttcttcaaaaagtGCTTGTTGGACTGTTGTAGCTCTACTTCGAGATGATCGACCCTCTTTCGAAGCAGCTCGTTGATTTAACTCCGTGTATTCCAATACCCGAGAATCACATcctattctatttatttcaaacgAATTTTCATAGTCCCGAAATTGATATACACATCACAGCAATAATCTTTCAAAATCTCATAATAGGTGTGTGCCCAAAATTACTATCCTGTAGATATcaatatatctttaaaaatacattttctgtactcacatatatattattttcctcCCAAAAGCTGAAAATAATGCACGAGGTGAACATTTTCACAACAAACACACATCCCAGTAAAAACACTGAACATAAACTATTGATTTTCGATGATTCTTAAAActtgaatgttaaaatatatgaaatattatattcttagATTCTATTTCCTccataatctaaaaaataaagtaattcccacaaaaaatatacttttatagaCAGGAGCTAACATTAGAAAAtcgttaaaatttttgaattccaCGGAATATTTTACCCGGAGAAAAAAGTTAGAGGGATGttcaaatctaaaaataaacaaaattacgtTAATTATGATCTTAGTCAAACCAGTCTAATTACGTAAACATAATGTTGGTTGCAACCATTGATTTCACTCGAGTGGTGTACATGTTAGACAAAGTAATCTAGAAAAGAAACTTGGACGCGGTTCCTTCTTTTCGCCTTTTGAGCGTGTCTATTACGCGGTTTGGCTTTTTGACTTATgcatatctaaatttatttaattttcctgaGTTACTTTGTATGTACTTACCTATTGCATCctgaaaattgttaatggAATTGGTTAAATTTGTGTGTGTTTAATGTTGTAGATTTGTCTCGATTGTAACAAAGTGTCTCATATGCTGTTTACtgtgaattatttatgttaattttatgtataaatttcataacttAATATTATCAGAAATTTCATTGAATTCATTATTGAAGAAACTAATAGTTTAACATTCACATGCACATGAAAATTACACATCGTTATGACTATTTGCacgtatataataattaatgcccATGTATATAATTGCCTAATTATATGTAGTATTGTATAAACTCAATTCGAAATCTGTTCAATTATcaaaacatcaattttaatcaaatgtaTATTGTTATGCtttgtgaaattaatatacaatacttttttgtttttaatttaaatagatacttttatataatctACATCATTAAACCATcgaatttagattttattgaagacaattttcaatttttagcaAGGTGTTGGGTAAAACTTACTGCACTATTGCCCTAGTTCACGAtatcaaaataagtaaataacgAACTGAAACAACGTTTAttgtaatagtttatttaatgactCAATCTGTAATCACTTCAtcaaccattatttttttgcatATCATATTCATTACAATTTATGCATGTTTTTCTCTTCAATCaataagttaatataaatataaagaagatCATTGAATCAAAAAAAGgtgataataaatcaataggGTAGAAAGATGTGCCCATTCCtagctttttattttgtctgtTTTTGTTTGCTTTTGACCCTTATGCTTTGCTACTaatctgtattattttattttttacatcaagcattattaaatactaatcaaTTATTAGTAACAATAATAAGACTTCGTAGTTGGTTGTGTCATTGCTTTTGAACCTCTAGTCATATACATATCAGTCACTGTAACGCAAATCAATCCTGCTAGTACCAGAAAAAGTTCAACCATACAAatgtaaaaacataaaaaccaCCAATTTTAGTACGTCGTTCTACCCACGAGGAGATCAACTGCCGAAGGGTTCCAATTGTTGGTAGCGCACGCCCTCGGCGACGCGGGAAGTCCGTACCTCATCGGAGTGGTAAGTGTGGATATTTCGGTTTATTTTTTTCGCGTGTTTAACAATTCGTTTTTTAGTTTTCGGACGCAATAAACGCGTCGTTGGGCGGCAACGGCGAAAGTGACGACGAAAACAGTTTCCGGGCACTGCAGTACGCCCTGTTCAGCACCTGTTTCGTGGAAATCGTAGGCGGTATGTTCTTCCTGCTCACCGCCATCTACGTCATCCAGGATAAGCGTAAAGTCGAAAAGGCTGTGCAAAGTGAGTTTCTGATAATGTAAATGTATtgtgttttgtgttttattaatgggACACTTTAATGGgtggttttattttatctgtatTCGTGTTGTTTTTTTCCATGGCGACAGTTTCATTTACGTAATTTTTGTCGGTTGAATTTTGGACTTGACTCTAATAATAGGTGGTCAAAT from Aethina tumida isolate Nest 87 chromosome 1, icAetTumi1.1, whole genome shotgun sequence includes:
- the LOC109608751 gene encoding protein spinster isoform X2, producing MPSEKIEKGSQLVLKQFKTMDTETITQNNSSAELVRTDRNDECENGTGAGGGSLRDVKLKDWIAVAILCFINLINYMDRFTLAGILEDIMEYYHIDHSRGGLLQTAFIVSYMIFAPLFGYLGDRYSRRWIMGAGVFLWSVTTLCGSFMSNFYWFLLFRALVGIGEASYSTIAPTIISDLFVSDVRSKMLAFFYFAIPVGSGLGYIVGSKTAQAIGSWQWALRVTPVLGLIAVLLILFVLEDPERGQIEGSGHMETTPWIEDVVDIVQNKSFMLSTAGFTCVSFVAGALAWWGPLFIDKGIALQGSSSGSNDKSSYQFGIVCMISGIIGVPLGSAIAQRYRPTIEKIDAYLCAMGVLVSGPLVYFALITARYSTALCYFFIFVGQLSLNLIWAIVADILLYVVLPTRRSTAEGFQLLVAHALGDAGSPYLIGVFSDAINASLGGNGESDDENSFRALQYALFSTCFVEIVGGMFFLLTAIYVIQDKRKVEKAVQKHLATQSDETGEPE
- the LOC109608751 gene encoding protein spinster isoform X1, which produces MPSEKIEKGSQLVLKQFKTMDTETITQNNSSAELVRTDRNDECENGTGAGGGSLRDVKLKDWIAVAILCFINLINYMDRFTLAGILEDIMEYYHIDHSRGGLLQTAFIVSYMIFAPLFGYLGDRYSRRWIMGAGVFLWSVTTLCGSFMSNFYWFLLFRALVGIGEASYSTIAPTIISDLFVSDVRSKMLAFFYFAIPVGSGLGYIVGSKTAQAIGSWQWALRVTPVLGLIAVLLILFVLEDPERGQIEGSGHMETTPWIEDVVDIVQNKSFMLSTAGFTCVSFVAGALAWWGPLFIDKGIALQGSSSGSNDKSSYQFGIVCMISGIIGVPLGSAIAQRYRPTIEKIDAYLCAMGVLVSGPLVYFALITARYSTALCYFFIFVGQLSLNLIWAIVADILLYVVLPTRRSTAEGFQLLVAHALGDAGSPYLIGVFSDAINASLGGNGESDDENSFRALQYALFSTCFVEIVGGMFFLLTAIYVIQDKRKVEKAVQRNSLLVNESDQGSS
- the LOC109608751 gene encoding protein spinster isoform X3, whose product is MPSEKIEKGSQLVLKQFKTMDTETITQNNSSAELVRTDRNDECENGTGAGGGSLRDVKLKDWIAVAILCFINLINYMDRFTLAGILEDIMEYYHIDHSRGGLLQTAFIVSYMIFAPLFGYLGDRYSRRWIMGAGVFLWSVTTLCGSFMSNFYWFLLFRALVGIGEASYSTIAPTIISDLFVSDVRSKMLAFFYFAIPVGSGLGYIVGSKTAQAIGSWQWALRVTPVLGLIAVLLILFVLEDPERGQIEGSGHMETTPWIEDVVDIVQNKSFMLSTAGFTCVSFVAGALAWWGPLFIDKGIALQGSSSGSNDNSLIFGAVTMLAGIVGLTLGAMLSQWLKPTYPKIDPVICGVGLMLSAPLLLAATYASTSHTVLCYVLLFLGQVTLNLNWAIVCDILLYVVLPTRRSTAEGFQLLVAHALGDAGSPYLIGVFSDAINASLGGNGESDDENSFRALQYALFSTCFVEIVGGMFFLLTAIYVIQDKRKVEKAVQRNSLLVNESDQGSS